A stretch of the Desulforamulus ferrireducens genome encodes the following:
- a CDS encoding methyl-accepting chemotaxis protein encodes MGMKLTTRIVLGYCVVLALACLLAGVMVYKINAITTEIDGLQQHNVRTMEGIAIAMYVEELSSLIREYLLSGSAEAKANVEAKLQEALKHEEELTKITRQKINLERITKVRDLNTQMAEIYYIDILPLVEQGQIEAARDIKTQRFDPLAQQLKQAVTEYTDYKKMESKDAETAAMQASQESKRIAVIFGLLAVGLGVMFSILSSRAVTRPINKLVQETLVVSNGDLTQTIDVKGNDELAQLGLAFNKMVGNLRSVVKEVVEKSNSLAAHSQQLSASSQEVSATVQEITGTTTELANSAAKEAAAAANAVGVSRDVERSANLGNEAVKQTVEKMNSIVRRVDQTSAQVSRLGERSLDIGKISEVITNIADQTNLLALNAAIEAARAGEQGRGFAVVAEEVRKLAEQSSQAAREIGTIIKQIQQETEQAVQDMNLGVREVHEGTQVVQTAGQALKEILEQVQHTVDIIEEIARGAEANSQGSQNLAAATEQASATVQQIASAAQDLAKMGSQFQSLVANFKV; translated from the coding sequence ATGGGAATGAAGCTAACCACCCGGATTGTGTTGGGTTATTGCGTGGTTTTAGCACTGGCCTGTCTGTTGGCTGGGGTTATGGTTTACAAGATCAATGCCATCACCACAGAGATTGATGGTTTACAGCAACACAATGTACGTACCATGGAAGGTATAGCCATTGCCATGTATGTGGAAGAACTATCATCTCTTATTAGGGAGTATTTACTCAGTGGCAGTGCCGAAGCCAAGGCTAACGTAGAGGCTAAGCTGCAAGAGGCCTTAAAGCATGAGGAAGAGCTAACTAAGATAACCAGGCAAAAGATTAACCTTGAGCGAATAACTAAGGTTAGAGACCTCAATACACAAATGGCAGAAATTTACTATATTGATATTCTACCTTTGGTGGAGCAGGGACAAATAGAAGCAGCCAGAGACATTAAAACTCAGCGCTTCGATCCCTTGGCGCAACAACTAAAACAAGCGGTTACGGAATATACAGATTACAAAAAAATGGAAAGCAAGGATGCCGAAACGGCAGCTATGCAAGCCAGTCAGGAGTCTAAAAGGATAGCCGTCATTTTTGGTCTATTGGCAGTGGGCTTAGGAGTTATGTTCAGTATACTGTCTTCCCGGGCGGTTACCAGGCCCATCAATAAACTGGTGCAAGAGACGCTGGTTGTTTCCAACGGAGACCTTACTCAGACCATTGACGTTAAAGGCAACGATGAACTGGCCCAACTGGGGCTGGCCTTTAATAAAATGGTGGGTAATTTACGCAGTGTAGTGAAGGAAGTGGTGGAAAAAAGCAACAGCCTGGCTGCTCACAGTCAGCAGTTATCTGCCAGCAGCCAAGAAGTAAGTGCTACGGTTCAGGAAATTACCGGTACCACCACAGAATTGGCCAACTCTGCCGCGAAGGAAGCGGCCGCCGCTGCCAATGCAGTGGGAGTTTCCCGTGATGTGGAGCGTTCCGCCAATCTGGGCAATGAGGCTGTGAAACAGACGGTGGAAAAAATGAACTCCATTGTCAGACGGGTGGATCAAACTTCTGCCCAGGTATCGCGGTTAGGGGAAAGATCCCTGGATATTGGTAAAATATCCGAAGTTATTACCAATATTGCCGACCAAACCAATCTCCTGGCCTTGAATGCGGCCATTGAAGCTGCCAGAGCAGGTGAGCAGGGCAGGGGTTTTGCCGTGGTGGCAGAGGAAGTAAGAAAACTGGCCGAACAATCTTCCCAGGCAGCCAGAGAAATCGGCACCATTATTAAACAAATTCAACAGGAAACAGAGCAGGCGGTACAAGATATGAATTTAGGTGTCCGCGAGGTGCACGAAGGCACACAGGTGGTACAAACCGCTGGACAGGCCCTTAAGGAAATTCTGGAGCAAGTTCAACACACCGTGGACATTATAGAAGAGATTGCCAGGGGGGCTGAGGCAAACAGCCAGGGCTCTCAGAACCTGGCTGCGGCCACGGAACAGGCCAGTGCCACTGTGCAGCAAATTGCCAGTGCCGCTCAGGATCTGGCCAAAATGGGAAGTCAATTCCAAAGTTTGGTTGCTAATTTTAAGGTATAG
- a CDS encoding PRK06851 family protein, with product MGKGKIKKVFPGGNTAQGFFSYYQYMIEPNATRIFCIKGGPGVGKSTFMRYIGEQMVERGYDIEHHCCSSDNGSLDGVVIPAIKVALLDGTAPHVVDPKNPGAVDEIIHLGDYWQEDKLRANKEAILKSNRRVGRLFKIAYHQLAEAKTIKDELDSYYAEAINMGGVHGIIHNIAEDILEDVMEDGQLQFATEPKDRHLFATAFTPQGQTHHLETILADLEKLYFITGEASAIGSQVVGTLAKAMHIHGLDTEVYHCAFEPTAVDLVIMPALKIGIMKDIPGIDFKLQDISGLRKIKIRDLNQYLDQSVLAVYDKEIKCARERLHSALCRAIGYIAAAKAEHDIMEQYYIPAMDFEAINAKRGEILARILKYAEEFK from the coding sequence ATGGGTAAAGGTAAAATTAAAAAGGTCTTCCCCGGGGGCAATACCGCCCAAGGTTTCTTCTCTTATTACCAGTATATGATAGAACCAAACGCTACCAGAATTTTTTGTATCAAAGGTGGACCGGGAGTGGGTAAGTCCACTTTTATGCGTTATATTGGCGAACAAATGGTGGAGCGGGGCTACGACATCGAGCATCATTGCTGCTCCTCGGATAATGGTTCACTGGACGGCGTGGTCATCCCAGCCATTAAGGTAGCTCTTTTGGATGGCACCGCTCCCCACGTGGTTGATCCCAAAAACCCCGGGGCAGTGGATGAGATTATTCACTTAGGCGATTATTGGCAGGAGGATAAACTGCGGGCCAATAAAGAGGCAATTTTAAAATCTAACCGTAGGGTAGGACGTCTGTTTAAAATTGCTTACCATCAACTGGCTGAAGCCAAAACCATTAAGGATGAACTGGACAGTTACTATGCCGAAGCCATCAATATGGGTGGTGTTCATGGCATTATTCATAATATTGCCGAAGACATATTGGAGGATGTGATGGAGGATGGCCAATTACAGTTTGCCACAGAACCTAAGGACAGACACCTCTTTGCCACCGCCTTTACTCCCCAGGGGCAAACACATCACCTGGAAACCATCTTAGCAGACCTGGAAAAACTGTATTTTATTACCGGCGAAGCCAGTGCCATTGGTTCCCAGGTGGTGGGTACCCTGGCCAAAGCTATGCATATACACGGTCTGGATACCGAGGTTTACCATTGTGCCTTTGAGCCAACGGCAGTGGACTTGGTTATTATGCCCGCCCTGAAAATAGGCATCATGAAGGATATACCCGGTATAGATTTTAAACTGCAGGACATTTCAGGCCTGAGGAAAATTAAAATTAGGGATCTTAATCAATATCTAGACCAGTCTGTGCTGGCGGTTTACGATAAGGAAATTAAATGTGCCCGGGAGCGTCTTCACTCGGCCCTCTGCCGAGCCATAGGTTATATTGCCGCTGCCAAGGCAGAACATGATATTATGGAACAATATTATATCCCCGCCATGGACTTCGAGGCAATTAACGCTAAGCGGGGGGAAATTTTAGCCAGGATCTTAAAATATGCCGAAGAGTTTAAATAA
- a CDS encoding metallophosphoesterase: MRFFSISDLHLSFAKPVDPQNWQSVELYKPMDVFNDDWHKHYQKIYENWQARVKPEDIVLMPGDISWATRLEEARHDMDFLGLMPGTIYAVPGNHDYWWQGITKTRQFVPDNMKLIQNDSAMVGDIALCGTRGWTCPNSHQFTAEDEKIYKRELIRLENSLRSVPPNASEIIVLMHFMPTNEVHERSGFIELLCDYEVSRVVYGHLHDRARNYRLPDELWGIKFHLVSADYLNFCPRIILEK; this comes from the coding sequence ATGAGATTTTTTAGTATAAGTGATCTACATCTTTCCTTTGCCAAGCCGGTGGACCCCCAGAATTGGCAGTCGGTGGAACTCTACAAACCGATGGATGTTTTTAATGATGATTGGCACAAGCACTACCAAAAGATTTACGAAAACTGGCAAGCCCGGGTAAAGCCGGAGGATATTGTCCTTATGCCCGGAGATATTTCCTGGGCTACCCGTTTGGAGGAAGCCAGGCATGACATGGATTTTCTTGGTTTGATGCCTGGTACTATTTATGCTGTACCAGGTAACCATGATTACTGGTGGCAGGGTATCACCAAAACCCGCCAATTTGTGCCTGATAATATGAAGCTAATCCAAAATGACAGTGCCATGGTGGGGGATATAGCCCTTTGTGGAACCCGTGGTTGGACTTGTCCCAACAGCCATCAATTCACCGCTGAGGATGAAAAAATATACAAGAGAGAATTAATTCGACTAGAAAATTCCCTCCGCAGTGTTCCCCCAAATGCCTCTGAGATCATAGTTTTAATGCATTTTATGCCCACCAATGAGGTGCATGAACGTTCTGGTTTTATTGAATTGCTTTGCGATTATGAAGTCAGCCGGGTGGTTTACGGACATTTGCACGACCGAGCCAGAAATTATCGGCTACCCGATGAATTGTGGGGTATTAAATTTCATCTGGTGAGTGCAGATTATCTTAATTTTTGTCCCCGGATTATTCTGGAGAAATAA
- a CDS encoding transcriptional regulator — protein MAKNIYNKVEELLELRKISVQELASRTMLEVSDIEGLKQFNPKKTSQLAIVQAISLALGINVYYFLGDDVIGPKRILSRLNVFDQQKLMNGELAPFIRISKEQAKKGLTDAELDALIQVMLEQERLQDIK, from the coding sequence TTGGCTAAAAATATATACAACAAAGTAGAGGAATTGCTGGAGTTAAGAAAAATTAGCGTACAGGAGTTAGCCAGTAGAACCATGCTGGAGGTTTCGGATATTGAGGGCCTGAAACAGTTTAACCCCAAAAAGACTTCCCAACTGGCCATAGTCCAAGCCATTTCCTTGGCTCTGGGCATTAATGTCTATTATTTTCTTGGGGACGATGTCATTGGTCCCAAGCGAATACTTTCCCGGCTCAATGTCTTTGATCAACAAAAACTTATGAACGGTGAGTTAGCACCCTTTATCCGTATCAGCAAGGAGCAGGCTAAAAAAGGCCTTACCGACGCAGAGTTAGATGCCCTAATTCAGGTGATGTTAGAACAGGAAAGACTTCAGGACATTAAATAA
- a CDS encoding ATP-binding protein encodes MLLQDLKPEQVYQALHSLVLFQGIKQDEVFQRFAKIIKQVAEGETNSAVQLLGEYHNFLGMLLEKTATGSLPMVGNPWQDYLLNLILFDDNLLAREAVDSREISPFLQQACLHDLSHLQILYLHGLSCLTKISHNLPGAFKLPDTMSSTSHKHFVHPAGEQILDLKQQFLASLDWRDQYPSLLHFYRSCGFGQFALYRAFRFEAVSGGYQLKGITQPDPIRLHQLIGYERQRKQVLDNTERLLQGRPALNLLLYGDRGTGKSSTVKALLNEYGNRGLRLVQVPRGNLEGLQELTGYLSSLPLKFIIFIDDLSFEEAETDYKEFKTQLEGSLERPAANLCIYVTSNQRNLIKEFFGERENRLLDNGEVHAGDTMQEKLSLADRFGLKITFLSPDKEAYLKIVRELARQENITIDTAYLEKLALRWTLWHNERSGRTARQFIDHLKDRDNLEELS; translated from the coding sequence ATGTTGCTACAGGATCTTAAGCCGGAGCAGGTTTACCAAGCTCTCCATAGCCTGGTTCTTTTTCAGGGAATTAAACAAGACGAGGTTTTTCAACGCTTTGCTAAGATTATCAAACAGGTGGCCGAGGGGGAAACAAACTCGGCAGTGCAGCTGCTAGGGGAATATCATAATTTCTTGGGCATGTTACTGGAGAAGACAGCCACAGGTTCACTGCCTATGGTTGGAAATCCCTGGCAAGATTATTTGCTTAATTTAATTTTGTTTGATGATAACCTGTTAGCCAGAGAAGCTGTGGACAGCAGAGAAATTTCTCCCTTTTTACAACAGGCTTGTCTACACGATTTAAGTCATCTTCAGATTCTATATTTGCACGGTCTCAGCTGTTTAACAAAGATTTCTCATAACCTCCCCGGAGCCTTTAAGCTGCCGGATACTATGTCTTCTACTTCCCACAAGCACTTTGTTCATCCGGCGGGGGAGCAAATTCTTGACCTTAAGCAGCAGTTTCTCGCATCTTTGGATTGGCGTGATCAATATCCCTCTTTGCTGCATTTTTACCGCAGCTGTGGGTTTGGTCAATTTGCTTTATACCGGGCCTTCCGTTTTGAGGCTGTATCCGGTGGTTACCAACTAAAGGGGATTACCCAACCGGATCCCATTCGTTTGCACCAGCTCATTGGTTATGAGCGGCAAAGAAAGCAGGTATTGGATAATACAGAACGCCTGCTCCAGGGTCGTCCCGCCCTCAATCTGTTACTTTACGGGGACAGGGGTACCGGCAAGTCTTCCACTGTTAAAGCCTTATTAAATGAATATGGTAACCGTGGTTTACGTCTGGTGCAGGTACCGCGCGGGAATCTGGAAGGGTTACAGGAGTTAACCGGTTACCTGAGTTCCCTGCCTTTAAAATTTATTATCTTTATTGATGATTTGTCCTTTGAGGAAGCCGAGACCGACTACAAAGAGTTTAAAACACAACTGGAAGGCAGTTTGGAGCGGCCGGCGGCCAACTTGTGTATTTATGTAACCTCCAACCAGCGTAATCTTATTAAGGAGTTCTTTGGCGAAAGGGAAAATCGCCTCCTGGACAACGGCGAGGTGCATGCCGGGGATACCATGCAGGAAAAACTCTCCCTGGCAGATCGTTTTGGCCTGAAAATCACCTTTTTGTCCCCGGATAAAGAAGCCTATCTGAAAATTGTGCGGGAGCTGGCCAGACAGGAAAACATCACCATCGATACCGCCTATTTAGAGAAACTGGCCCTTAGGTGGACCCTCTGGCATAATGAACGTTCCGGACGCACCGCTCGCCAATTTATCGATCACCTAAAGGATCGGGACAACCTGGAAGAATTGTCTTAA
- a CDS encoding HD-GYP domain-containing protein — protein MVEKIPQLPSFTKMIMESSDDFITVINAQGIIIAVNPAVGRLLRISIDSLIGQPLIQALYRGKKFDYQGNYLSPLIETLETGKEFINKERRYNSPLLPSDFICYTSTGLLYDNDGKIAGAYSYDKDLTRRRSLERTNENLVDKINMQQLQTVLAFSEAIGARDDYTRGHSERVAEYAQMITTAMGLQELNEIVYVAALVHDVGKIGIPEQILNKPSKLTEEEYQRIKAHPVIGANILKQIDTFAYLGYIVRAHHERFDGKGYPDGLAGEEIPLISRIIAVADAFEAMTSDRSYRQRFTIDYAVEELKRCAGSQFDPIIVDHFVKLVSGKPS, from the coding sequence ATGGTTGAGAAAATTCCGCAGTTACCAAGTTTTACCAAGATGATTATGGAATCATCCGATGACTTTATTACGGTTATTAATGCCCAAGGAATCATCATTGCCGTGAATCCGGCTGTGGGAAGACTTCTACGGATTAGTATAGATAGCCTAATTGGCCAGCCCCTGATCCAAGCCCTATACCGGGGCAAGAAATTTGATTATCAGGGTAACTACCTAAGTCCTTTAATAGAGACTTTGGAAACCGGCAAAGAATTTATTAACAAAGAGCGGAGATATAATTCTCCCCTGCTGCCCAGTGATTTTATCTGCTATACCAGTACGGGTCTGCTTTATGACAACGATGGGAAAATAGCAGGTGCTTATTCTTACGATAAAGATCTTACCAGGCGTCGCAGTTTGGAACGAACCAATGAGAATTTAGTTGATAAGATTAATATGCAACAGTTGCAGACGGTATTGGCTTTTTCAGAAGCCATTGGGGCCAGGGACGATTACACCAGGGGGCATTCCGAGCGGGTGGCGGAATATGCCCAAATGATTACCACCGCCATGGGATTACAGGAGCTTAATGAAATAGTCTATGTGGCTGCCCTGGTGCACGATGTGGGTAAAATAGGCATACCGGAGCAAATTCTGAATAAACCCTCCAAACTTACCGAGGAGGAGTATCAAAGGATCAAGGCTCATCCTGTGATTGGGGCTAACATTCTTAAGCAAATTGATACCTTTGCCTACTTGGGATATATAGTACGGGCCCATCATGAACGATTTGATGGCAAGGGTTATCCCGATGGCTTAGCTGGTGAGGAAATCCCCCTGATCAGCAGAATTATAGCTGTGGCCGATGCCTTTGAAGCCATGACATCGGATCGTAGTTATCGGCAACGCTTTACCATTGACTATGCGGTGGAGGAACTAAAACGTTGTGCCGGCAGCCAATTTGACCCAATAATTGTAGACCATTTTGTTAAATTAGTATCTGGTAAACCATCTTGA
- a CDS encoding glycosyltransferase family 2 protein, which translates to MPSVSIIIPCKNEGKLIRQTIESILSTPCQLPYDITVVNDGSTDGCCAFLQGRRNLYPQVKLINTTGIGSANARNLGAQHAAGDILVFCDAHITVEEDWLELLTEGLLVRGVGAAAPGIANMELRHAVGYGMTWGPHLETKWLASTGDVAEVPIAPGGCVAVKREVFQDVGGFERGFRVYGYEDAEFSLKLWLFGYRVEVNPSVVIQHHFRSSHPYEISMDEYAYNALRMAMSHFNTARVGKVITMYSYLADIGELVAQLILESDVLQQRQQYLQRRKYDDDWFMNKFAIPF; encoded by the coding sequence ATGCCGTCCGTTTCCATAATTATTCCCTGTAAAAACGAAGGGAAACTAATTAGGCAAACAATAGAATCAATTTTGTCCACCCCTTGCCAACTTCCCTATGATATTACGGTGGTTAACGATGGCTCCACCGATGGTTGCTGTGCTTTTTTGCAGGGTAGACGCAATCTATATCCTCAGGTTAAGCTGATCAACACCACCGGTATTGGCTCGGCTAATGCCAGAAACCTGGGTGCCCAGCATGCCGCCGGCGATATATTGGTGTTCTGTGATGCCCATATCACAGTGGAAGAGGATTGGCTGGAATTACTGACAGAAGGGTTGCTGGTCAGGGGGGTTGGGGCAGCAGCACCGGGTATTGCCAATATGGAATTGCGACATGCTGTTGGCTATGGTATGACCTGGGGGCCACATTTAGAGACTAAGTGGCTGGCAAGCACCGGGGATGTGGCAGAAGTACCCATTGCGCCGGGGGGATGTGTGGCTGTTAAACGGGAAGTTTTTCAAGATGTAGGTGGCTTTGAGAGGGGCTTTCGTGTTTATGGCTATGAGGATGCCGAATTTTCCCTCAAACTTTGGTTATTTGGCTACCGAGTAGAGGTCAACCCCTCGGTGGTAATTCAGCACCATTTTCGCAGCAGCCACCCCTATGAAATTTCGATGGATGAATATGCCTATAATGCCTTAAGGATGGCCATGAGCCACTTCAATACCGCCCGGGTGGGTAAGGTTATTACTATGTACAGTTATTTGGCAGATATAGGAGAGTTAGTGGCCCAGTTAATTTTAGAAAGCGATGTCCTGCAACAACGTCAACAATACCTGCAGCGTCGTAAATATGATGATGACTGGTTTATGAATAAATTTGCAATTCCCTTTTAA
- the yedE gene encoding YedE family putative selenium transporter, which produces MKNKLLIVATGGIVGLLGVFLVTMGNPANMGYCIACFLRDITGALGLHRAAPVQYLRPEIIGLVLGAFFSALFSREFRVVGGSNTLARFTLAFFGIIGMLVFLGCPVRMVLRLAGGDLNALVGLAGLIVGVAIGTMFLKHGYSLGRALPQNKGAGFIFPSIAVVLLVFLLVQPAFIFFSQEGPGSLHAPVIISLAAGLLVGVLAQRSRLCMVGGIRDLIFFRDTHLLSGFVTMLIVAALGNVIIGNFNLGFEQQPIAHTDGLWNFLGMTLAGLAATLLGGCPLRQLISASEGNTDSVITVLGFVAGAAFAHNFGLAASAKGVPGAGQVAVILGLLVVAAIAVIGLQGSKAIGGKTNVTDSGRSGTIMS; this is translated from the coding sequence ATGAAAAACAAATTGCTTATTGTAGCTACAGGGGGGATCGTTGGTCTTTTAGGCGTATTTTTAGTTACTATGGGGAACCCCGCTAACATGGGTTATTGTATAGCCTGCTTTCTGCGGGATATAACAGGGGCTTTGGGCCTGCATCGAGCAGCCCCGGTGCAGTACCTTCGTCCAGAAATCATCGGCTTGGTACTAGGGGCCTTTTTCTCAGCTCTTTTCAGCCGTGAATTCAGAGTTGTTGGGGGGTCAAATACGCTGGCCCGCTTTACACTGGCTTTTTTCGGCATCATTGGTATGCTGGTATTTTTAGGTTGCCCTGTGCGCATGGTATTAAGGCTGGCAGGGGGAGATTTAAATGCCCTGGTGGGTTTAGCGGGTTTGATAGTTGGGGTAGCAATAGGCACCATGTTTTTAAAGCACGGCTATTCCCTGGGCAGGGCTTTGCCACAAAATAAGGGAGCCGGTTTTATATTCCCAAGTATAGCTGTGGTATTATTGGTATTTTTATTAGTTCAACCGGCATTCATTTTCTTTAGCCAAGAAGGACCTGGTTCTCTGCATGCCCCCGTCATCATATCTTTGGCGGCGGGTTTACTGGTGGGAGTTTTAGCCCAACGCTCCCGTCTCTGCATGGTTGGTGGCATTCGAGATCTGATTTTTTTCCGGGATACCCACCTGCTGTCAGGCTTTGTTACCATGCTAATAGTTGCTGCTCTGGGAAATGTAATAATAGGTAATTTTAACCTGGGCTTTGAACAACAGCCCATAGCTCATACTGATGGCCTGTGGAATTTCCTGGGTATGACCCTGGCTGGTCTGGCTGCTACTCTTTTGGGTGGTTGTCCCCTTCGACAGCTTATTTCTGCCAGCGAAGGTAACACCGACTCCGTTATAACTGTGTTAGGGTTTGTGGCCGGTGCAGCCTTTGCTCATAATTTCGGGCTGGCGGCCAGTGCTAAAGGGGTTCCTGGTGCCGGTCAGGTGGCTGTAATACTAGGGCTTCTCGTGGTGGCAGCCATTGCAGTTATCGGCTTGCAAGGGAGTAAAGCAATAGGAGGGAAAACCAATGTTACAGACAGTGGACGCTCGGGGACTATCATGTCCTGA
- a CDS encoding sulfurtransferase TusA family protein, whose product MLQTVDARGLSCPEPVILTRQLLNQVKSGNVQVLVDNNVAKENVTRAAENMGWKVVVVQQDADIVLNLSK is encoded by the coding sequence ATGTTACAGACAGTGGACGCTCGGGGACTATCATGTCCTGAACCGGTGATATTAACTCGTCAATTGTTAAACCAAGTAAAATCGGGTAACGTTCAGGTACTGGTAGATAATAACGTAGCTAAGGAAAATGTTACTCGGGCAGCGGAAAATATGGGTTGGAAGGTCGTTGTGGTGCAACAGGACGCAGACATTGTCTTAAATCTTAGTAAGTAA
- a CDS encoding thioredoxin domain-containing protein, translated as MNLTKTPNKLINEKSPYLLQHAYNPVHWYPWGQEAFNIAKQRDLPIFLSIGYSTCHWCHVMERESFEAEDVAAILNQHFVSIKVDREERPDIDHIYMNVCQALTGSGGWPLTIVMTPEQKPFFAGTYFPRQANYGRPGLLDILEKIARLWQKDRQSLLEVGEKLASHLQGDAAVNTGALPPDILDKTYQMFQRSFDQNYGGFGRAPKFPTPHNLMFLLRYWHKTKAPQALSMVEETLDAMHRGGIYDHIGFGFSRYSTDDKWLVPHFEKMLYDNALLAMAYIETYQITGNPRFGRIAKEIFNYVLRDMTSPDGGFYSAEDADSEGEEGKFYVWRPEEITAILGEVDGELFCRYYDITATGNFEGASIPNLIGQDPLSFAAELDITLEELVTGMEKCRQQLFLEREKRIHPYKDDKILTSWNGLMIAALAKGARAFQSELYRDAAARATDFIWHKLRRTDGRLLARYREGDAAYPAYLEDYAFFVWGLLELYETTFEIHYLEKAVGLTQDMIDLFWDEKQGGFFFYGKDGEQLISRPKEVYDGAIPSGNSVATVNLLRLGRLTGNNTLLELAQQQLSTFAGDIVHYPPGHSFFMMAAYLQAEPPLEIILAGSKQDSTLKQMLRLVQQQFLPHAVVLVNYTEEDTTLPPLQGKIPLQGKATAYVCQNFACQAPISDLEELRQAIVK; from the coding sequence ATAAATCTCACCAAGACGCCTAATAAACTTATAAACGAAAAAAGCCCCTACCTACTCCAACACGCCTACAATCCCGTGCATTGGTATCCTTGGGGCCAAGAGGCTTTTAACATAGCCAAACAAAGGGATTTGCCTATCTTTCTCAGTATAGGCTATTCCACCTGTCATTGGTGCCACGTCATGGAGCGGGAGAGTTTTGAAGCCGAGGATGTGGCAGCTATCTTAAATCAACATTTTGTGTCCATCAAGGTGGACCGGGAAGAGAGGCCGGATATAGACCATATTTATATGAATGTTTGCCAAGCTCTCACCGGCTCCGGCGGGTGGCCCTTAACCATTGTCATGACGCCGGAGCAAAAGCCCTTTTTTGCAGGAACCTACTTCCCTCGGCAGGCAAACTACGGCAGGCCTGGACTATTAGATATTTTGGAAAAAATTGCCCGGCTCTGGCAGAAGGACCGTCAGAGCTTACTGGAGGTGGGGGAGAAGTTAGCATCTCACCTGCAGGGTGATGCAGCGGTTAATACCGGCGCCTTACCACCGGATATCTTAGATAAGACTTACCAGATGTTTCAGCGCAGCTTTGATCAAAACTACGGTGGCTTTGGCAGGGCACCCAAATTTCCCACCCCCCACAATTTAATGTTTCTTTTAAGATATTGGCATAAAACCAAAGCTCCCCAGGCTTTATCCATGGTGGAAGAAACCTTGGATGCCATGCACCGGGGTGGCATCTATGATCACATTGGTTTTGGCTTCTCCCGCTATTCCACCGATGATAAGTGGTTGGTACCACACTTTGAAAAAATGCTCTATGATAATGCCCTGCTGGCCATGGCCTATATCGAAACCTATCAAATTACCGGCAATCCCAGGTTTGGTCGGATTGCCAAGGAAATTTTTAACTATGTGCTGCGGGATATGACTTCACCGGATGGAGGTTTCTATTCCGCAGAGGATGCCGATTCCGAAGGGGAAGAAGGCAAATTTTATGTCTGGCGACCGGAGGAAATAACAGCTATTTTAGGGGAAGTGGATGGGGAACTGTTTTGCCGTTATTACGATATTACTGCCACCGGTAATTTTGAGGGTGCCAGTATTCCCAATCTCATTGGACAGGACCCCTTGTCCTTTGCGGCAGAACTGGATATTACTCTGGAAGAGTTGGTGACAGGTATGGAAAAGTGCCGTCAGCAATTATTTCTGGAGCGTGAAAAAAGAATCCATCCCTATAAAGACGATAAAATACTAACCTCCTGGAATGGCTTAATGATTGCTGCCTTAGCCAAAGGCGCCAGGGCTTTTCAAAGTGAACTTTACCGCGATGCTGCCGCCCGGGCCACTGATTTTATCTGGCATAAACTCCGCCGGACAGATGGTCGCCTATTAGCCCGCTACCGGGAGGGAGATGCCGCTTATCCCGCTTATTTGGAGGATTATGCCTTTTTTGTCTGGGGTCTGTTGGAGCTATATGAAACCACCTTTGAGATTCATTACTTGGAAAAAGCTGTGGGATTAACCCAGGATATGATTGATTTATTTTGGGATGAGAAACAGGGGGGCTTCTTCTTTTACGGCAAAGATGGGGAGCAGCTAATCAGCCGTCCTAAGGAGGTTTACGACGGAGCCATTCCCTCGGGTAATTCTGTGGCCACGGTAAACCTGCTGCGTTTAGGTCGTCTCACAGGTAATAATACCCTTTTAGAATTAGCCCAACAGCAACTGTCTACCTTTGCCGGAGATATTGTCCATTATCCCCCTGGGCACTCCTTTTTTATGATGGCGGCCTATTTACAGGCGGAACCGCCCCTGGAGATTATTTTAGCCGGTAGCAAACAGGACTCTACCCTAAAGCAAATGCTCCGGTTGGTTCAACAGCAATTTTTGCCCCATGCTGTGGTACTGGTAAATTATACTGAGGAGGATACGACATTACCTCCTCTGCAAGGAAAAATACCCCTCCAAGGTAAAGCTACCGCTTATGTTTGTCAAAATTTTGCCTGTCAGGCACCTATCTCAGACCTGGAGGAACTTAGGCAAGCAATTGTAAAATAA